A genomic stretch from Moraxella nasicaprae includes:
- a CDS encoding chorismate--pyruvate lyase family protein has translation MPIPPPALSSYLTSTGSLTALLEKKAGKPLTVQVLCECIKPLTIKQKHQLGLPPNRPQLAKIRTVLLYGNDIAWVQATSIFPLSSLTGELKRLSHLGNTPIGYVLFKKYRKLPHRRQYYQTNGCHGRRTLYNHQGRPLLIDELFLDNFANICSS, from the coding sequence ATGCCAATACCACCACCTGCTCTGTCGTCTTACTTGACCTCCACAGGCTCACTGACCGCCTTGCTCGAAAAAAAAGCAGGTAAACCATTGACCGTGCAAGTTCTTTGTGAATGCATCAAACCCTTAACCATCAAGCAAAAACATCAGCTTGGTCTGCCGCCCAATCGTCCCCAATTAGCAAAAATACGCACCGTCCTGCTCTATGGCAACGACATCGCTTGGGTGCAAGCCACCAGCATTTTCCCCCTATCAAGCCTGACAGGAGAACTCAAACGACTTAGCCATCTTGGCAATACACCCATCGGCTATGTTTTATTCAAAAAATACCGCAAATTACCGCATCGCAGGCAGTATTACCAAACCAACGGCTGTCATGGCAGACGCACACTATACAACCATCAAGGCAGACCCCTGTTGATTGATGAATTATTTTTGGATAATTTTGCCAACATTTGCTCATCATAA
- a CDS encoding isocitrate lyase, protein MMTYQSALEHVRSVKAKLGGTWHAIRPEDAARMIVQNRFKTGLDIAKYTASIMRKDMAEYDADNSKYTQSLGCWHGFIAQQKMIANKKYFGTTNKRYIYLSGWMVAALRSEFGPLPDQSMHEKTAVPKLIEEIYTFLRQADAKELNDLFRALQKAEQAGDTAKVKEIESQIDNFETHVVPIIADIDAGFGNEEATYLLTKQMIEAGACAIQIENQVSDAKQCGHQAGKVTVPHEDFLAKINAVRYAFLELGVDEGVIVARTDSEGADLTQKIPVSREPGDLASKYISYLETTEIDISEAKEDEILIKRNGKLHRPTRLPSGLYQFREGTQHERVVLDCVTSLQNGADMIWIETPTPDVAGIASFVNDIKKQVPNAKLVYNNSPSFNWTINFRQQAYDRWVAEGKDVSGYERDKLMDAKYDDSELSKDADEKIRTFQADAAREAGVFHHLITLPTYHTAALSTHELAKGYFGDEGMLAYVAGVQRKEIRGGIACVKHQAMAGSDIGDDHKEIFSGENALKAGDATKNTMNQFGG, encoded by the coding sequence ATCATGACTTACCAATCAGCCCTAGAACACGTTCGCTCCGTCAAAGCCAAACTTGGCGGCACTTGGCACGCTATCCGCCCAGAAGATGCCGCCCGTATGATTGTCCAAAACCGCTTTAAAACTGGTCTTGACATCGCCAAATACACTGCAAGTATCATGCGAAAAGATATGGCAGAGTACGATGCCGACAACTCCAAATACACCCAATCACTCGGCTGTTGGCACGGCTTTATCGCCCAGCAAAAAATGATTGCCAACAAAAAATACTTTGGCACAACAAACAAACGCTACATCTACCTATCAGGCTGGATGGTCGCCGCCCTTCGCTCTGAGTTTGGTCCGCTACCTGACCAGTCTATGCACGAAAAAACCGCCGTGCCAAAGCTTATTGAAGAGATTTACACTTTTCTTCGCCAAGCCGATGCCAAAGAGCTAAATGACCTATTTCGTGCCTTACAAAAAGCAGAGCAAGCGGGCGATACGGCAAAGGTAAAAGAAATTGAAAGCCAAATTGACAACTTTGAAACCCACGTTGTGCCAATCATCGCCGACATTGACGCAGGTTTTGGTAACGAAGAGGCGACCTACCTTTTGACCAAACAAATGATTGAGGCAGGTGCGTGTGCCATTCAAATTGAAAACCAAGTCTCGGACGCCAAGCAGTGCGGACACCAAGCAGGTAAAGTAACCGTACCACACGAAGACTTCCTAGCTAAGATTAACGCTGTACGCTATGCCTTCTTGGAGCTTGGTGTGGACGAGGGCGTAATTGTCGCTCGTACTGACTCTGAGGGTGCTGACCTTACCCAAAAAATCCCTGTCAGCCGTGAACCGGGTGATTTGGCAAGCAAATACATCAGCTACCTAGAAACCACTGAAATTGACATCTCAGAAGCCAAAGAAGATGAAATCCTTATCAAGCGTAACGGCAAACTGCACCGCCCAACTCGCTTGCCATCAGGTCTGTATCAGTTCCGTGAGGGTACTCAGCACGAGCGTGTCGTTCTTGACTGCGTAACCAGCTTGCAAAACGGTGCCGATATGATTTGGATTGAGACCCCAACCCCAGATGTGGCAGGCATTGCAAGTTTTGTCAATGACATCAAAAAACAAGTGCCAAATGCCAAACTGGTGTACAACAACTCACCATCATTTAACTGGACGATTAACTTTCGTCAGCAAGCCTATGACCGTTGGGTTGCCGAAGGTAAAGATGTCTCAGGCTATGAGCGTGATAAGCTAATGGATGCTAAGTATGACGACAGCGAGCTGTCAAAAGATGCGGACGAAAAAATCCGTACTTTCCAAGCGGACGCTGCTCGTGAGGCAGGCGTGTTCCATCACTTGATTACCTTGCCAACTTACCACACCGCAGCCCTATCTACGCACGAGCTTGCCAAAGGCTACTTTGGCGATGAAGGTATGCTCGCTTATGTCGCTGGCGTACAGCGTAAAGAGATTCGTGGCGGTATCGCTTGCGTCAAGCACCAAGCAATGGCAGGCTCAGACATCGGCGATGACCACAAAGAGATTTTCTCTGGTGAAAATGCCCTAAAAGCTGGTGATGCGACCAAGAACACGATGAACCAGTTTGGTGGTTAA
- a CDS encoding malate synthase G, with the protein MPTTRIQKGSLAIDKILYDFIENEALPVAKTVLDIDSDRYWANFEKVVLELTPKNKALLAKRDELQAKIDDWHKNNAYELSAYKNFLTDIGYLEPVVADFKIETANVDDEIATISGAQLVVPVRNARYALNATNARWGSLYDALYGFDVIPEDNGAEKGKGYNPVRGAKVIEFAKNFLDETYPLTDGSHADVTAYTIDNGKLSAKIGDKVASLKDSGQLIGFNGTADNPTEIILKNNGLHTIIAIDRTHLIGKDDKAGVKDVILEAAVTTIQDLEDSVAAVDAEEKVEGYRNWLGLMKGDLSENLEKNGKTITRTLNADRTYTDLNGNTQTLHGRSVMLLRNVGHLMTNPAILVGGEEIFEGIMDALITPMLTAIDIMGKNTLKNSRTGSMYIVKPKMHGSDEVAFAVELFERAEQAIGLPAKSVKMGIMDEEKRTSANLKNCIQKAKDRTIFINTGFMDRTGDEIHTAMQAGAFVRKGEIKGQTWFNAYEKRNVGIGLATGLLGKAQIGKGMWPKPDELAEMYRTKIEHPTAGASCAWVPSPNGATIHAIHYHQVSVKDRQSKLLTEGYPSLDELLTLPLATDTNWTDEEKQKELDNNCQGILGYVVRWVDLGVGCSKVPDINNVGLMEDRATLRISSQHIANWLAHGVVSESQVWDTLKRMAKVVDEQNASDPAYRPMSADFESNIAFNAAADLIFKGATEPSGYTEPLLHKARLKLKGYQGD; encoded by the coding sequence ATGCCAACCACTCGTATCCAAAAAGGCTCTCTTGCCATTGACAAAATTCTCTATGACTTTATTGAAAATGAAGCCCTACCTGTGGCAAAAACGGTGCTGGACATTGACAGCGACCGTTATTGGGCGAATTTTGAAAAGGTTGTTTTGGAGTTAACGCCCAAAAACAAAGCCCTACTTGCCAAGCGAGACGAGCTACAAGCCAAGATTGATGACTGGCACAAAAACAACGCTTATGAGCTATCGGCTTACAAAAATTTCTTGACCGACATCGGCTATCTTGAACCTGTGGTTGCCGATTTTAAGATTGAGACTGCCAATGTGGACGATGAGATTGCCACCATCTCTGGGGCTCAGCTCGTTGTACCTGTGCGTAACGCTCGCTACGCCCTAAATGCCACCAACGCTCGCTGGGGCAGTCTGTATGACGCTTTGTATGGCTTTGATGTGATACCAGAAGATAATGGTGCAGAAAAAGGCAAGGGTTACAACCCTGTGCGTGGGGCGAAAGTCATTGAATTTGCCAAAAATTTCCTTGATGAAACTTATCCTTTAACAGACGGCTCACACGCTGATGTTACCGCTTATACGATTGACAATGGCAAATTGTCCGCCAAGATTGGCGATAAAGTGGCAAGCTTAAAGGACAGTGGACAGCTTATCGGCTTTAACGGTACGGCGGACAACCCCACAGAAATTATCCTAAAAAACAATGGCTTACACACCATCATCGCCATTGACCGCACGCACTTGATTGGCAAAGACGATAAGGCGGGCGTTAAAGATGTCATCTTGGAAGCGGCGGTTACCACCATTCAAGACCTAGAAGACTCTGTGGCTGCCGTGGATGCCGAAGAAAAGGTAGAAGGCTATCGCAACTGGCTTGGGCTAATGAAAGGCGATTTGTCTGAAAACTTAGAAAAAAATGGCAAAACCATCACTCGTACGCTAAATGCCGACCGCACCTACACCGACCTAAACGGCAACACTCAGACCCTGCACGGTCGCTCGGTAATGCTCCTAAGAAATGTGGGGCATTTGATGACTAATCCTGCTATCTTGGTGGGTGGCGAAGAGATTTTTGAAGGCATTATGGACGCACTCATCACGCCGATGCTGACTGCCATTGACATTATGGGCAAAAATACACTCAAAAACTCTCGCACAGGCTCAATGTACATCGTCAAGCCCAAAATGCACGGCTCTGATGAAGTTGCCTTTGCCGTAGAGCTATTTGAGAGAGCCGAACAAGCCATCGGACTGCCTGCCAAATCGGTCAAAATGGGCATTATGGACGAAGAAAAACGCACTTCGGCAAATTTAAAAAACTGTATCCAAAAGGCAAAAGACCGCACCATCTTCATCAATACAGGCTTTATGGACAGAACGGGGGACGAGATTCACACCGCAATGCAGGCAGGGGCGTTTGTACGAAAAGGCGAGATTAAGGGGCAGACTTGGTTTAACGCCTATGAAAAACGCAATGTCGGCATTGGTCTGGCAACTGGTCTTTTGGGTAAAGCCCAAATCGGCAAAGGTATGTGGCCCAAGCCTGATGAGCTAGCGGAAATGTACCGCACCAAGATTGAGCACCCCACCGCAGGGGCAAGCTGTGCGTGGGTACCTAGCCCAAATGGGGCGACCATTCACGCCATTCATTACCATCAGGTGAGCGTCAAAGACCGCCAAAGTAAGCTTTTGACCGAAGGTTATCCAAGCCTTGATGAGCTTTTGACATTGCCTTTGGCGACCGACACTAACTGGACGGACGAGGAAAAACAAAAAGAGCTAGACAATAATTGTCAAGGCATCTTGGGCTATGTCGTGCGGTGGGTAGATTTGGGTGTGGGCTGTTCAAAAGTGCCTGATATTAACAATGTGGGGCTAATGGAAGACCGTGCAACTTTGCGGATTTCAAGTCAGCACATCGCCAACTGGCTGGCTCACGGCGTTGTGTCAGAGAGCCAAGTTTGGGACACCCTAAAACGCATGGCAAAAGTCGTGGACGAACAAAATGCGTCCGACCCTGCCTATCGTCCAATGTCGGCGGATTTTGAGAGCAATATCGCCTTTAATGCCGCCGCCGACCTTATCTTTAAGGGAGCGACCGAGCCAAGCGGTTATACCGAGCCACTACTGCATAAGGCAAGATTAAAACTTAAAGGCTATCAGGGCGATTGA
- a CDS encoding alpha/beta hydrolase — MLKTFFKYTALFFAVVFLVLFVFYLYLISQSTKQGDITWQSCYRPAYWSWFILPPPTSLQCATLSVPVDYAKPDGKHFTIPLTRLPATGDDIVGDLLLLSGGPGGHSLDMSTMMGSDEYSQAIKERFHILGYAPRGVKPSTPAIDCGGVEEEGNAKAYMDACIQHTGADILPFVSSKEVVMDLDSIRQALQNDTWSMVGYSYGTKLVAKYAEHYPAHLRAGVADGVVDTAEDLPTILTNQYKHAQIAFERFMDWCKNCAFDRQKDPNTAFLAVLTEIENKGLKDRDDEIIDKKALLSVFNDNLNNEEHWGLMAVMFEDLLAGETEVYSEQKFFVKFNEIEFSNDALALVNCADSAPMMSRDDYIKHAKYIDAQARYDDIKERADEDYLDSCYYWGHQATDDLTENLVNENTPNLLFVSYEFDLATPYANAQTMATKFDDPLIVLSGQQGHTASLFGTNACVDDYVSRYLLDPKSDFGDKLLFCAKP, encoded by the coding sequence ATGCTAAAAACCTTTTTTAAATACACCGCTTTGTTTTTTGCTGTCGTTTTTCTTGTTCTGTTTGTCTTTTATCTCTACCTCATCTCCCAATCCACCAAACAAGGCGACATCACTTGGCAGTCGTGCTATCGCCCCGCTTACTGGTCGTGGTTTATCCTACCACCACCCACCAGTTTACAATGTGCCACTTTGTCTGTGCCTGTGGATTATGCCAAGCCTGACGGCAAGCACTTTACCATTCCCTTGACACGCCTGCCAGCCACAGGCGATGACATTGTTGGCGATTTGTTACTCCTTAGTGGTGGGCCGGGCGGTCATAGTCTTGATATGAGTACGATGATGGGGTCTGATGAATACAGCCAAGCCATCAAAGAGCGTTTTCATATCCTAGGCTATGCCCCACGAGGGGTTAAGCCCTCCACTCCTGCCATTGACTGCGGTGGGGTAGAAGAAGAGGGCAATGCCAAAGCCTATATGGACGCTTGCATACAGCATACAGGGGCGGATATTTTGCCCTTTGTCAGCTCAAAAGAAGTGGTGATGGATTTGGACAGTATCCGTCAAGCATTACAAAACGACACTTGGTCAATGGTGGGCTACTCTTATGGCACAAAACTGGTTGCCAAATATGCCGAGCATTATCCTGCCCACCTACGAGCAGGCGTGGCGGACGGAGTGGTGGATACAGCAGAGGATTTACCGACCATTTTAACCAACCAATACAAACACGCCCAAATCGCCTTTGAACGCTTTATGGACTGGTGTAAGAATTGTGCTTTTGACCGCCAAAAAGACCCCAATACCGCTTTTTTGGCGGTGCTGACAGAGATTGAAAATAAAGGGCTAAAAGACCGTGATGATGAAATCATTGACAAAAAAGCCTTACTGTCTGTTTTTAATGACAATCTGAATAACGAGGAACATTGGGGGCTTATGGCGGTGATGTTTGAGGATTTGCTTGCGGGGGAGACAGAAGTTTATAGTGAACAAAAATTCTTTGTCAAGTTCAATGAGATAGAATTTAGTAATGATGCTTTGGCATTGGTAAACTGTGCCGACTCCGCCCCAATGATGAGTCGGGATGACTACATCAAGCACGCCAAGTACATTGATGCACAGGCACGCTATGATGACATTAAGGAGCGAGCCGATGAGGATTATTTGGACAGTTGTTATTATTGGGGACATCAGGCAACCGATGATTTGACTGAAAACTTGGTTAATGAAAACACACCCAATCTATTGTTTGTCTCTTATGAATTTGACCTTGCCACCCCCTATGCCAATGCCCAGACGATGGCGACTAAGTTTGATGATCCCCTGATTGTGCTATCAGGTCAGCAGGGGCATACGGCAAGTTTGTTTGGCACAAACGCCTGTGTGGACGACTATGTCAGTCGCTATTTGCTTGACCCCAAGAGCGATTTTGGCGATAAACTCTTGTTTTGTGCCAAGCCCTAG
- a CDS encoding N-acetylmuramoyl-L-alanine amidase, with the protein MRQIFVMACMAMMSLLMACSSNQLLINQSHRSLGQSLRIEYIIVHYTAENDANSLAVLTKGQVSSHYLIPSDHNPVIYQLVDDDKKAWHAGNSQFHGKTALNGISLGIEIVNAGILPEYLSYRGYRPQLHFVAYQAGQIDKVGRLLQQLSKKYAIAPQNILAHSDISPSRKIDPGAKFPWQFLYQTYGVGAWYDEQDKQDFMRQLDEYPQDLDDIAKIKQEFRHYGYAMNHTEEWDRASQDVIYAFQLHFRPQNPTGVLDIETLAILRALNKKYQKLP; encoded by the coding sequence ATGAGACAGATTTTTGTGATGGCATGTATGGCGATGATGAGCTTGCTGATGGCGTGCAGCTCCAATCAACTACTGATTAATCAAAGCCATCGTTCGCTTGGGCAGTCTTTGCGAATTGAATACATCATCGTGCATTATACTGCCGAAAATGATGCCAATTCTTTGGCGGTACTGACCAAAGGTCAAGTCAGCAGCCATTATCTGATTCCGTCAGACCATAATCCTGTCATTTATCAGTTGGTTGATGATGACAAAAAAGCATGGCACGCAGGCAATAGTCAATTTCACGGCAAAACTGCCTTAAACGGCATTTCTTTGGGGATTGAAATTGTTAATGCAGGCATATTGCCAGAGTATCTGTCTTATCGTGGCTATCGACCGCAGTTGCATTTTGTGGCGTATCAAGCTGGACAAATTGACAAAGTGGGCAGACTGTTACAACAGCTTAGTAAAAAATACGCCATCGCACCGCAAAATATTTTGGCACATTCAGACATTTCGCCTTCTCGCAAAATTGACCCAGGGGCAAAATTTCCTTGGCAATTTTTATATCAAACCTATGGCGTGGGGGCGTGGTATGATGAACAAGATAAGCAGGATTTCATGCGACAACTGGACGAATATCCGCAGGATTTGGACGACATTGCCAAGATTAAACAGGAGTTTCGCCACTATGGCTATGCGATGAATCATACAGAGGAATGGGATAGAGCCAGCCAAGATGTGATTTATGCGTTTCAGCTGCATTTTCGCCCCCAAAATCCCACTGGTGTGCTGGATATAGAGACTTTGGCGATTTTGCGGGCGTTGAATAAAAAATATCAAAAACTCCCCTAA
- a CDS encoding arginase family protein — MTVQFIEVYSDIGAGKHGTTHGVAMLSEYCEKIRPDSKVHKIQAQYQPITPQHPSAKYLEYLVPFFQNNLLPNVTTALDDCQQQGDFPIIISGDHSNAMGNLAAFRNHHQDAKVGVVWIDAHADLHSIFTTPSGNMHGMPLAASLGLDNLDCQVATPNDEAVAGWNSLKQLAKTDNFTTQNLYFLGLRSHEPPEEHLLHTHDIFAYNAKGEKFQDAHEKLSLTQILENLTKELACLDAVYVSFDVDSLDSSLIPATGTPEPNGYSADEMQQIFGALLSLPNVKLFEITEFNPTLDDDTDKHQTIFALLGEAVKLIEQR; from the coding sequence ATGACAGTTCAATTCATCGAAGTATATTCGGACATCGGTGCAGGCAAGCACGGCACAACGCACGGCGTGGCAATGCTATCTGAGTATTGTGAAAAAATTCGCCCAGACAGTAAAGTGCATAAAATTCAGGCACAATATCAGCCAATCACCCCGCAGCACCCCAGTGCCAAATATTTAGAATATCTGGTGCCTTTTTTTCAAAACAACCTACTGCCAAATGTGACAACCGCCCTTGATGATTGCCAGCAACAAGGTGATTTTCCAATCATCATCAGCGGCGACCATTCTAACGCCATGGGTAATTTGGCAGCATTTCGCAATCATCATCAAGACGCCAAAGTGGGTGTGGTGTGGATTGATGCACACGCTGATTTGCACTCGATTTTTACCACGCCATCGGGCAATATGCACGGCATGCCTTTGGCAGCAAGTTTGGGTTTGGACAATCTAGACTGCCAAGTTGCGACACCTAATGATGAGGCGGTTGCTGGCTGGAATAGCCTAAAACAGCTTGCCAAAACAGACAACTTTACCACACAAAATCTGTATTTTTTGGGATTGCGTAGCCATGAGCCACCCGAAGAACATCTGCTACACACGCATGATATTTTTGCATACAATGCCAAAGGCGAAAAGTTCCAAGATGCACATGAAAAATTATCATTGACACAGATTTTGGAAAATCTGACCAAAGAACTGGCTTGTTTGGACGCTGTGTATGTCAGTTTTGATGTGGATTCACTGGACAGCAGCCTAATCCCAGCCACAGGCACACCTGAGCCAAATGGTTATAGTGCCGATGAAATGCAACAAATTTTTGGTGCATTATTATCTTTGCCAAATGTCAAACTCTTTGAAATTACTGAGTTTAACCCAACGCTTGATGATGACACCGATAAGCATCAAACCATCTTTGCCCTGCTTGGCGAAGCGGTCAAACTGATTGAGCAACGCTAA
- the nagZ gene encoding beta-N-acetylhexosaminidase: MADGIIMADVAGKTLDDDDKALLACREVGGMILFARNVESPAQVRALTDSMRAVNPNLLIAADQEGGRVARFREGFSPLPAMGKLGELYDNDPKQACQLAYDCGYLMASEVLAVGVDISFAPVLDINGVSLVIGDRAFHHDPQVIITLSSHFMDGMKDAGMATTGKHFPGHGSIAPDSHVADAVDERSFDEIWEFDTKTFIQTLDKLDALMPAHVIFKQIDDKPAGFSSIWLQDIVRGRLGYDGVLFSDDLNMKAAHIAGGVDARVKAAIEAGCDMALVCNDRAGALIAIEAAKQIDTPSHQRFGRMKGKIPAWQGSLESTCQQFAYWQTAKTNVQNAFFAQTVSQDEKDPTNYQLG; this comes from the coding sequence ATGGCTGATGGCATTATTATGGCTGATGTGGCTGGCAAAACACTTGATGACGATGATAAGGCTTTGCTTGCTTGTCGTGAAGTGGGTGGCATGATTTTATTTGCTCGCAATGTCGAAAGCCCAGCACAGGTGCGAGCCCTGACCGACAGTATGCGAGCAGTCAATCCTAATTTACTGATTGCTGCCGACCAAGAAGGTGGTCGTGTGGCTCGCTTTCGTGAGGGTTTTTCGCCACTACCTGCCATGGGCAAACTTGGCGAACTTTATGACAACGACCCCAAACAGGCTTGCCAGCTTGCCTATGATTGTGGCTATCTGATGGCAAGCGAAGTCTTGGCGGTGGGCGTGGACATCAGTTTTGCTCCTGTGCTAGACATCAACGGTGTCAGTCTGGTGATTGGCGATAGAGCCTTTCATCACGACCCCCAAGTCATCATCACACTATCGTCACACTTCATGGACGGCATGAAAGACGCTGGCATGGCGACCACAGGCAAGCACTTTCCAGGACACGGCTCTATCGCTCCTGACTCTCATGTGGCAGATGCGGTGGACGAGCGTTCTTTTGATGAGATTTGGGAATTTGACACCAAAACTTTTATCCAAACGCTAGATAAACTTGATGCCTTAATGCCTGCCCATGTTATTTTTAAACAAATTGATGACAAACCCGCTGGCTTCTCATCGATTTGGCTACAAGACATCGTGCGTGGTCGATTGGGCTATGATGGCGTGCTGTTTTCTGATGATTTGAACATGAAAGCTGCTCATATCGCAGGTGGTGTGGACGCACGAGTCAAGGCAGCGATTGAGGCAGGCTGCGACATGGCTTTGGTCTGCAATGATAGAGCAGGTGCGTTAATCGCCATCGAAGCCGCCAAACAAATCGATACGCCAAGCCATCAACGCTTTGGGCGAATGAAAGGTAAAATCCCTGCTTGGCAAGGTTCCCTAGAAAGCACCTGCCAACAATTTGCTTATTGGCAAACCGCCAAAACCAATGTTCAAAACGCTTTTTTTGCCCAAACAGTCAGTCAAGATGAAAAAGACCCCACCAATTATCAACTTGGCTAA